One genomic segment of Longimicrobium sp. includes these proteins:
- a CDS encoding sigma-70 family RNA polymerase sigma factor, whose translation MDEALSVQAPVRVRLNPFARVRSEPAAGVDDALVRAAQAGDRGAFAELYRLHGRLVHGILLAHAPRQEAEDLVQDVFLAALARMHTLREPAAFVKWIAAIARNRARMLHRGGRRLVALEDDVPDPAAAPSAGELRVDDVLAAIHRLPEAYREPLVLRLVEGMSGAEIAERTGLTPGSVRVNLHRGMKQLREELGGFDG comes from the coding sequence GTGGATGAGGCGCTATCCGTTCAGGCGCCGGTGCGCGTGCGGCTGAACCCGTTCGCTCGTGTTCGCAGCGAACCCGCCGCGGGCGTGGACGACGCGCTGGTCCGCGCCGCGCAGGCGGGCGACCGCGGGGCGTTCGCGGAGCTGTACCGGCTGCACGGGCGGCTGGTGCACGGCATCCTGCTGGCCCACGCACCGCGGCAGGAGGCGGAAGACCTGGTGCAGGACGTCTTCCTCGCAGCCCTGGCACGGATGCACACGCTGCGCGAGCCCGCGGCGTTCGTGAAGTGGATCGCCGCCATCGCCCGCAACCGCGCGCGCATGCTGCACCGCGGCGGGCGCAGGCTGGTGGCTCTCGAGGACGACGTCCCCGACCCGGCCGCGGCTCCGTCGGCCGGCGAGCTGCGGGTGGATGACGTGCTCGCGGCGATCCACCGGCTCCCGGAGGCATACCGTGAGCCGCTCGTGCTGCGCCTGGTGGAGGGGATGAGCGGCGCCGAGATCGCCGAGCGCACGGGGCTCACCCCCGGATCGGTGCGGGTGAACCTGCATCGCGGCATGAAACAGCTCAGGGAAGAGCTTGGAGGCTTCGATGGTTGA